The Spirosoma oryzicola region TTTTAACGCGAGCGGGGTCCTGACAACTTAAGAATTGAAGCATTTCGCGGTAATCACCGTGAGCCGAGAATGAGTCCATAATCTCGACTCTGGCAGCTACATGATAGCGTTCTCCAAAGATGGTAACTTCTTTGTCACCCCGCTTGAGTGCCCCACCCAGACTGTTCGGTGACGCGTACCCAACCAGCAAAATAGTCGTATTCGGCTTCTCGACGTTGTTTTTGATGTGATGCTTGATACGACCAGCTTCCGCCATGCCCGATGGTGCGATAATAATACACGGCTCCTGGCTGTTGTTGATCGCTTTTGATTCCTCTACATCGGACACGTAACGCAAGTTAGGGAAGCAGAACGCATCGCCGTCTTTTTTAATATACGCCAGAATTTCGGGGTTGAAGTCTTCTTCGTGATCCCGCATAATATCGGTGGCTTTTACGGACATCGGGCTGTCTATGTACACCGGTATTTTTGGCAAATGACCTTCGCTCGACAGTTGATCCAGCGCGTAGATCAACTCCTGCGTCCGGTCAACGGCGAAGGCAGGAATAAGAAGTTTGCCCCGCTCCTGAACGCAGGTTTGCTGCACAATGCGTAACAGATGCGCTTTCATGTCGGGCTCAGCTTCGTGGAGTCGGTCGCCGTACGTTGATTCGCAGATAATATAATCAGCCTGCGGAAACTTGTCGGGGAATCGTAAAATCTTGTCGTCGGGTCGGCCAATGTCACCACTGAAAAACAACCGTTTTTCGGTCCCCTCCTCCCGAATCGTCAGGCTAACCGACGCGCTACCCAGCAGATGTGCGGCATCGGTCAACAATCCGGTTACTTCATTGCCTATTGCAAACGGCTTGTTGTACTCCACCGGTTGCATCTGCCCGAGGGCTTTCTGAACGTCGTCTTCATCATAAAGCGCTTCCAGATCAGGCTGACCTCGGTGCTGCCGTCGTCTGTTCACCCGTTCGAGATCGCGCTCCTGAATGCGGGCACTGTCCATAAGCATTACTTCGCAGAGATCAATAGTAGCCGATGTGGTGTAAATAGGGCCGGTGAACCCTTGCCGCACAAGTCGGGGAATGAGTCCGGTATGGTCAATGTGAGCGTGCGACAATACCATGTAATCAACGTTGGCGGAATCGAAGCCAAACTGTTGGTTGAGTTCGTCGGTATTGATGCCTTGAAATAATCCGCAGTCAAGCAAAATCTGGGTGCCGCTAGCTGTAGTGATCAGGTGTTTACTACCCGTTACGGTGCGGGCTGCTCCGAAAAACTGAATTGTCATTGTTTTAACGTACGGTTGTCGTTGGTTATAGGATTTGATAGACTTTTGCGTTTAGTAACTACGTATAGTCAGCAGTAAGACACCACCAGACACCGTAATGAGTACAGCACTATGGGAAAGCAGTCAACGCATTGCCAGACGAGTCTGGAAGCCGTTTGCCGTTAAGCTAGTTCTTACTGCGACATTGCTTTTTCTGATGCTGGATCTACTGTTTCCCGTAAAAACGGCTGTTTCCTACTCGACACTGATCACAGCACGCGACGGAACCATTCTTCACGCGTTTCTTAGCCGCGACGACAAATGGCGGATGTACGCCGAACTTCCCGAGATTACTCCTACTCTCCGCGACGC contains the following coding sequences:
- a CDS encoding MBL fold metallo-hydrolase RNA specificity domain-containing protein, yielding MTIQFFGAARTVTGSKHLITTASGTQILLDCGLFQGINTDELNQQFGFDSANVDYMVLSHAHIDHTGLIPRLVRQGFTGPIYTTSATIDLCEVMLMDSARIQERDLERVNRRRQHRGQPDLEALYDEDDVQKALGQMQPVEYNKPFAIGNEVTGLLTDAAHLLGSASVSLTIREEGTEKRLFFSGDIGRPDDKILRFPDKFPQADYIICESTYGDRLHEAEPDMKAHLLRIVQQTCVQERGKLLIPAFAVDRTQELIYALDQLSSEGHLPKIPVYIDSPMSVKATDIMRDHEEDFNPEILAYIKKDGDAFCFPNLRYVSDVEESKAINNSQEPCIIIAPSGMAEAGRIKHHIKNNVEKPNTTILLVGYASPNSLGGALKRGDKEVTIFGERYHVAARVEIMDSFSAHGDYREMLQFLSCQDPARVKTVFLVHGEYDKQVVWKEKLEGAGFRTVRIPDMREQVTL